Proteins found in one Clostridium butyricum genomic segment:
- a CDS encoding AraC family transcriptional regulator, with the protein MALSLCNTTTNEHGRELVEHGTVLFPVACYDDDLIKKSVPWHWHDEFEAVIVSEGTALIAAGTKKYTLKQGEGIFINAGILHAAWSKNCSICHLHSITFHPRLIGGSIDSIFWHNYVQPLLTNPIVKHIHLDSSQAWHKEATHAIESAWNSCANEPFGYEFQVRSSLSQLILHLSAYHPVISRQPSEKVLRNSNRLKLMLQFIQDHYHDQINVSMIADTAMISESECLRCFRNIIGIPPIQYLKQFRIQKAVEFLTSTNETITKIGAQCGFQDTSYFVKTFREQKKCTPSEYRKNDH; encoded by the coding sequence ATGGCTTTATCTTTATGTAATACCACAACAAATGAACATGGAAGAGAACTAGTAGAACATGGTACGGTTTTGTTTCCTGTTGCCTGCTATGATGATGATTTGATTAAAAAAAGTGTTCCTTGGCATTGGCATGATGAATTTGAAGCAGTTATAGTTTCAGAAGGCACTGCATTAATTGCTGCTGGAACAAAAAAATATACACTAAAGCAAGGGGAAGGTATATTTATAAATGCTGGTATACTTCATGCTGCATGGAGCAAAAATTGTTCTATCTGTCATCTCCATTCCATTACTTTTCACCCTCGTCTTATTGGTGGAAGCATTGATAGTATATTCTGGCATAACTATGTTCAACCTTTGCTGACAAATCCAATAGTAAAACATATACATCTTGATAGTTCACAAGCATGGCATAAAGAAGCAACTCATGCTATAGAATCAGCTTGGAACAGTTGTGCTAACGAACCGTTTGGATACGAATTTCAAGTTCGCTCCTCATTATCCCAACTCATTTTACATTTATCTGCTTATCATCCTGTTATATCAAGGCAGCCCTCTGAAAAAGTATTAAGAAATAGTAATCGCCTAAAATTAATGCTTCAGTTTATACAAGATCATTATCATGATCAAATAAATGTTTCTATGATAGCAGATACTGCAATGATTAGTGAAAGCGAATGTCTCCGATGTTTTCGAAATATAATTGGAATACCTCCTATTCAGTACCTAAAGCAATTTCGTATTCAAAAAGCTGTTGAATTTCTAACCTCAACAAACGAAACTATTACTAAAATAGGTGCTCAATGTGGTTTTCAAGATACAAGTTACTTTGTTAAAACTTTTCGTGAACAAAAGAAATGTACTCCATCCGAGTATAGAAAAAATGACCATTAA
- a CDS encoding MFS transporter → MIHLLLAVIYLSFISLGLPDSLLGSAWPAMYSEFGVPVSYAGIISMIIAAGTILSSLQSDRLTRKLGTGKVTAISVAMTAVALFGFSFSNSFWILCFWAIPYGLGAGSVDASLNNYVALNYASRHMSWLHCMWGVGASLGPYIMGYAMTGGQGWNSGYGYIAVLQIVLTIILIFSLPLWKNRAEEKNADYVNAKTLTLKEIIKISGAKEIMITFFCYCALEQTTGLWASSYLTLHKGISADKAASFASMFFIGITIGRAFSGFITMKLSDSKMIRLGQGVAAIGIITLMLPFGEYISLIGLIMIGLGCAPIYPCIIHSTPEYFGADKSQAIIGVQMASAYIGTLLMPPIFGLIAEYINVSLYPVYLFIVMIFMVVMHEALLRKKNI, encoded by the coding sequence ATGATTCATTTACTTCTAGCAGTTATTTATTTATCTTTCATAAGTCTTGGTCTTCCAGATTCATTACTTGGATCAGCATGGCCGGCTATGTACAGTGAATTTGGGGTACCGGTTTCTTATGCAGGTATTATTTCTATGATTATTGCGGCAGGAACAATTTTATCAAGCTTACAAAGTGATAGACTCACTCGTAAATTAGGAACAGGAAAAGTAACAGCAATTAGTGTAGCAATGACAGCAGTAGCTCTGTTTGGATTTTCTTTTAGTAATTCTTTCTGGATATTATGCTTTTGGGCAATTCCATATGGTCTTGGTGCAGGAAGTGTAGATGCATCGCTTAACAATTATGTAGCATTGAATTATGCGAGCAGACATATGAGCTGGCTTCACTGTATGTGGGGAGTTGGTGCTTCTCTTGGACCATATATCATGGGATATGCAATGACAGGTGGACAAGGGTGGAATTCAGGTTATGGTTATATTGCAGTCTTACAAATCGTTTTAACAATTATTTTGATTTTTAGTTTACCTCTATGGAAAAATAGAGCAGAAGAAAAAAATGCAGATTATGTAAATGCAAAAACACTTACACTAAAAGAAATTATAAAAATTTCAGGTGCAAAAGAGATAATGATTACATTTTTCTGTTATTGTGCATTAGAACAGACAACTGGACTTTGGGCAAGTAGTTATTTAACTTTACATAAGGGTATATCTGCAGATAAAGCAGCAAGCTTTGCAAGTATGTTCTTTATTGGAATTACAATAGGTCGTGCATTTAGTGGTTTTATTACTATGAAGTTAAGTGATTCAAAGATGATCCGTTTAGGTCAAGGAGTAGCTGCCATTGGTATTATAACTTTAATGCTTCCGTTTGGAGAGTATATATCATTAATAGGGCTGATTATGATTGGTCTTGGGTGTGCACCCATATATCCTTGCATTATTCATTCAACACCAGAATATTTTGGTGCGGATAAATCACAAGCAATTATTGGAGTTCAAATGGCAAGCGCTTATATAGGAACATTATTAATGCCACCAATTTTTGGTCTTATTGCTGAGTATATTAACGTATCACTATATCCAGTTTATCTTTTTATAGTGATGATTTTTATGGTTGTTATGCATGAAGCATTACTACGAAAAAAGAATATTTAA